CCGACCACGACCACCACAATCGCGGCGGCGGGGTAGAACGCGGCCAGGGAGGCGGTGCCAATGGCGACACCGTCTTCCGCAAGGCTCACGAGGGCACCCGCACCGGGCGCTGCATTGATCGCGGGGCGCGCTGCGGCCTTGGCACCGTGGCTGGAGAGGGCAATCGTCCCCCCAATCAGAAACGCGATGGTTTTGATAGTCGGATCGAAGTGCCCAAAGGCGCCCGCCGCGAGAACTGCCCCGGCAGGAACCCGCAGAAACGTGTGGATCGCATCCCAGGCATGGTCCACCACGGGAATCTTATCGGCGATAAACTCGACCACGTAGAGCACGAGCGCCACCCCGATCACCCACCAGCTCGTGAGGATCGTCAGGTCGCCGGGCAGGGTCAGATGGGCAAAGCGTCCCAAGAGCCCCAGAGTCGCCACGGTCGCGTATAAATTGATCCCTGAGACCCACGCACTCCCCAGCGCCATGCCCAAGGTCGCTAATCCACCCATGTTTCCCCTCCCCGTCCCGCACGGTAAACGTGGGGCTATGGGGCGTCGTGCCTCCGCCGTTCGCTTCGCTCAGATTTTACCGACGAGGCACGAGGAGGCGGCCGAAGGCCCCATAGCGGGACGATTTCCGTCCACGCTAAT
This genomic interval from Armatimonas rosea contains the following:
- a CDS encoding DUF4126 domain-containing protein, which translates into the protein MGGLATLGMALGSAWVSGINLYATVATLGLLGRFAHLTLPGDLTILTSWWVIGVALVLYVVEFIADKIPVVDHAWDAIHTFLRVPAGAVLAAGAFGHFDPTIKTIAFLIGGTIALSSHGAKAAARPAINAAPGAGALVSLAEDGVAIGTASLAAFYPAAAIVVVVVGVGISLFLFSRIRKALLGLFKKPG